The following DNA comes from Methanosarcina vacuolata Z-761.
GGAAAGCAATCTTCCGAAAATTGCAATTGGCGACCTTCAGGGCGTTTCCAACTTAGTTTTCAGGCTGCCGGCAGAAATCGATATGCACGAAGAACTTACAGCTTCGCTTGTAGGAATAGCACTTGCACAGCCTGACCGGTACACCCTGGAAGCCCTGATAAAGAAAGCCAGGAAAAATCCTGCTATCCGAAAAGCAGGCGCAATCGGCACATTTACCGGCATTGTCCGCGAGCTGGCCGGAAACGAAAGAACCTCCAGGCTCGAATTCGAGAAATACGAACCGGAAGCTTCAAAAATCCTTGACCAGATCCGGGAAGAACTCAAACAAAAAGAAGGTATTCTTGAAGTCCTTATCCACCATAAAGTAGGCGTTATCAAAGCCGGAGAAGACATAGTATACATTGTTGTCGCAGCCGCCCACAGGGGAGAGCTTTTTTCCGCCCTCAGCGAAGCTATTGAACGCCTGAAAATTGAAGCTCCTATCTGGAAGAAGGAATTCACGGAAAAAGAAGAATTCTGGGTCCACGACAGAGAACATCCTGAAAATTAAAGGAAAAAATAGATCTAACCGACCTTCCGCAGATGTCTTGAAAAAAAGAACATTTTTCTGGCTATTGTTTTTGTGCATTTGTTCAATAATTTGCAATTATTATCTCAACTGAAACTTCCGGAAATAGAGGTTAGAATCTTTCAATGAAATTTGAATAAGCAGGGTAATTTTCAGAAAAAACGATAGCAAGAAAAATTGTGAAAATCGAATGGACATCTGCGGAAAGTCAGATCTAAGCAGAAAGGAAAATATAAATTATAGAGAAACCCGGAAATGATCCAATGGGCAGAAAAACAGACTTTAAAGAGACAGAAACCGGAAAAACAGAAGTAATAAGGGCTGAAATTGAAGAAGCCGAGCCCGAAAAAGAACAAACGAAATTCAGAAGTGCCATCGTGCTGGCAGGCGGCAGGGGCAGGCGGATGGGCACGGTTGAAAAAGCCCTGCTCGAATTTGAAGGAAAAACAATTATTGAGCGCCTGCTGGAAAGCCTTTTTCGGGTTGTGGACGAGGTTATTATCTCGTTCCGGGACAAAAAGCAGGAAGAAAAGTTCAGGCCGGTGCTTGAAAAATTTTCTGCCCGCGAAATCCGTTTCTGTTTTGATACTCTGGAAGACGCCGGCCCCCTTGAAGGCATCCGGGCGGGGCTGCTTGAATCCAGAGCAGAATATTCTTTTGTCTGCGCGGGGGATATGCCTTTTGTAAATTTCAGGGTTGTAGATCTGCTTTTTGAGAAAGCAAGTGGACATGATGCTGCCCTTCCGAAGCGGAAAGATGGAAAATTTGAGCCTCTACATGCGGTTTATTCAAAAAAATTGATTCCTGAAATTGAAAAAGCCTTTGAGAACGGAAGGTGTTCGGTACTTACGCCGGTTTTTGAAATGAAGGATGTTGTTTTTGTTGAGGTTTCGGAAATTCGGGAAATTGATCCTGAATTGAGGACTCTTGCGAATATAAATACTGCTGATGAGATGCAACGTATTATAGAGCTTTCGGGCAAAAAAGAAAAATCATAACAAATTCGATTACACGTTCGGAATAATTTTTGGAACGTTAAATTCACAAAACATCGCTTTCTGTTTTTTACCCCACATTTTTCGGCTATTCTACACTATCGATTAAAATCGAAAGTTATTTAGATGACAATTACTTCTATTTTTTGAATCAGTTTTCATTTTATGCATATATTATCAGGAATTGCGGTTTCAAAGAATTATTGAACTTTTGATTGTTTTTCTTTAGGCAGGGACTTCAGATGGAACTGAATGAAATCAAAGATCTGATTTTAAAAGCTAAAGAAAGTAACGCGACTACACTAGACCTTTCATCCAAAAGACTGATTTTGCTGCCTCCGGAAATCGCAGAACTCAAAAATCTTACTACACTTGACATATCAGGAAATCAATTGACTTCTATGCCTCCGGAAATCGCAGAACTCAAAAATCTTATTACACTTAACATATTTAGTAATCATTTGACTTCGTTGCCTCCGGAAATCACAGAACTCAAAAATCTTATTACACTTAACATATCTTCGAATCGATTAACTTCACTGCCGTCGGAAATTGCAGAGTTGAAAAATCTTACGACACTTAACATATCTAGTAATGAATTAACTTCACTGCCGTCGGAAATCACAGAACTGAAAAATCTTACTATACTTAACATATCTTCAAATCAATTAACTTCACTGCCACTGGGAATCGCAGAGTTGAAAAATCTTAATACACTAGATATATCTTGGAATCAATTGATTTCGCTACCTCTTGGAATCGCAGAGTTGAAAAATCTTATCACACTTAACATGGCTTGGAATCAATTGACTTCGCTGCCGCCGGGAATCACAAAGTTGAAAAATCTTACTACACTTTACATGTTTTGGAATCAATTGACTTCGTTGCCTCCGGAAATCACAGAACTGAAAAATCTTATTAAACTTGATATATCTCGTAATGAATTGACTTCGTTGCCTCCGGAAATCACAGAACTGAAAAATCTTACTAGACTTGACATATCTCGTAATAAATTGACTTCGTTGCCTCCGGAAATCACAGA
Coding sequences within:
- a CDS encoding molybdopterin synthase, encoding MKVISVVGYKKSGKTSVVSALVRNLSGFGTVGTIKHMGEQSLNPAETDTGRHFDAGADTVIGITGTEETGTEVVSFSRDLNLEDALDLLCDQGLDFAVVEGFKESNLPKIAIGDLQGVSNLVFRLPAEIDMHEELTASLVGIALAQPDRYTLEALIKKARKNPAIRKAGAIGTFTGIVRELAGNERTSRLEFEKYEPEASKILDQIREELKQKEGILEVLIHHKVGVIKAGEDIVYIVVAAAHRGELFSALSEAIERLKIEAPIWKKEFTEKEEFWVHDREHPEN
- the mobA gene encoding molybdenum cofactor guanylyltransferase, producing the protein MGRKTDFKETETGKTEVIRAEIEEAEPEKEQTKFRSAIVLAGGRGRRMGTVEKALLEFEGKTIIERLLESLFRVVDEVIISFRDKKQEEKFRPVLEKFSAREIRFCFDTLEDAGPLEGIRAGLLESRAEYSFVCAGDMPFVNFRVVDLLFEKASGHDAALPKRKDGKFEPLHAVYSKKLIPEIEKAFENGRCSVLTPVFEMKDVVFVEVSEIREIDPELRTLANINTADEMQRIIELSGKKEKS